Proteins found in one Oncorhynchus keta strain PuntledgeMale-10-30-2019 chromosome 2, Oket_V2, whole genome shotgun sequence genomic segment:
- the LOC127909391 gene encoding uncharacterized protein LOC127909391 has translation MTKPNPTRAASSIYLANTSPPSPTRAASPSIWPIHPHPAPPELLLHLFGRYVLTQPHQSCFSIYLADTSPPSPTRAASPSIWPIHPHPAPPELLLHLFGRYIPTQPHQSCFLHLFGQYIPTQPHQSCFSIYLADTSHPAPPELLLHLFGRYIPTQPHQSCFSIYLANTSPPSPTRAASPSIWPILPHPAPPELLLHLFGRYIPTQPHQSCFSIYFVLTQPHQSCFSIYLADTSPPSPTRAASPSIWPILPHPAPPELLLHLFGRYIPTQPHQSCFSIYLADKSPPSPTRAASPSIWPIHPHPAPPELLLHLFGRYIPTQPHQSCFSIYLADTSPPSPTRAASPSIWPIHPHPAPPELLLHLFGRYIPTQPHQSCFSIYLADKSPPSPTRAASPSIWPIHPHPAPPELLLHLFGRYIPTQPHQSCFSIYLAHTSPPSPTRAAFSIYLANTSPPSPTRAASPSIWPILPHPAPPELLLHLFGRYIPTQPHQSCFSIYLADTSSPSPTRAASSIYLADTSPPSPTRAASPSIWPILPHPAPPELLLHLFGRYIPTQPHQSCFSIYLADKSPTSPTRAASPSIWPIHPHPAPPELLPHLSVNAPPALHVC, from the exons ATGACTAAACCAAA CCCCACCAGAGCTGCTTCATCCATCTATTTGGCCAATACATCCCCACCCAGCCCCACCAGAGCTGCTTCTCCATCTATTTGGCCAATACATCCCCACCCAGCCCCACCAGAGCTGCTTCTCCATCTATTTGGCCGATACGTCCTCACCCAGCCCCACCAGAGCTGCTTCTCCATCTATTTGGCCGATACATCCCCACCCAGCCCCACCAGAGCTGCTTCTCCATCTATTTGGCCAATACATCCCCACCCAGCCCCACCAGAGCTGCTTCTCCATCTATTTGGCCGATACATCCCCACCCAGCCCCACCAGAGCTGCTTTCTCCATCTATTTGGCCAATACATCCCCACCCAGCCCCACCAGAGCTGCTTCTCCATCTATTTGGCCGATACGTCCCACCCAGCCCCACCAGAGCTGCTTCTCCATCTATTTGGCCGATACATCCCCACCCAGCCCCACCAGAGCTGCTTCTCCATCTATTTGGCCAATACATCCCCACCCAGCCCCACCAGAGCTGCTTCTCCATCTATTTGGCCGATACTTCCCCACCCAGCCCCACCAGAGCTGCTTCTCCATCTATTTGGCCGATACATCCCCACCCAGCCCCACCAGAGCTGCTTCTCCATCTATTTTGTCCTCACCCAGCCCCACCAGAGCTGCTTCTCCATCTATTTGGCCGATACATCCCCACCCAGCCCCACCAGAGCTGCTTCTCCATCTATTTGGCCGATACTTCCCCACCCAGCCCCACCAGAGCTGCTTCTCCATCTATTTGGCCGATACATCCCCACCCAGCCCCACCAGAGCTGCTTCTCCATCTATTTGGCCGATAAATCCCCACCCAGCCCCACCAGAGCTGCTTCTCCATCTATTTGGCCGATACATCCCCACCCAGCCCCACCAGAGCTGCTTCTCCATCTATTTGGCCGATACATCCCCACCCAGCCCCACCAGAGCTGCTTCTCCATCTATTTGGCCGATACATCCCCACCCAGCCCCACCAGAGCTGCTTCTCCATCTATTTGGCCGATACATCCCCACCCAGCCCCACCAGAGCTGCTTCTCCATCTATTTGGCCGATACATCCCCACCCAGCCCCACCAGAGCTGCTTCTCCATCTATTTGGCCGATAAATCCCCACCCAGCCCCACCAGAGCTGCTTCTCCATCTATTTGGCCGATACATCCCCACCCAGCCCCACCAGAGCTGCTTCTCCATCTATTTGGCCGATACATCCCCACCCAGCCCCACCAGAGCTGCTTCTCCATCTATTTGGCCCATACATCCCCACCCAGCCCCACCAGAGCTGCTTTCTCCATCTATTTGGCCAATACATCCCCACCCAGCCCCACCAGAGCTGCTTCTCCATCTATTTGGCCGATACTTCCCCACCCAGCCCCACCAGAGCTGCTTCTCCATCTATTTGGCCGATACATCCCCACCCAGCCCCACCAGAGCTGCTTCTCCATCTATTTGGCCGATACGTCCTCACCCAGCCCCACCAGAGCTGCTTCATCCATCTATTTGGCCGATACATCCCCACCCAGCCCCACCAGAGCTGCTTCTCCATCTATTTGGCCGATACTTCCCCACCCAGCCCCACCAGAGCTGCTTCTCCATCTATTTGGCCGATACATCCCCACCCAGCCCCACCAGAGCTGCTTCTCCATCTATTTGGCCGATAAATCCCCAACCAGCCCCACCAGAGCTGCTTCTCCATCTATTTGGCCGATACATCCCCACCCAGCCCCACCAGAGCtgcttccccatctctctgttaatGCTCCTCCTGCTCTTCATGTCTGTTAA